The following coding sequences are from one Salvia hispanica cultivar TCC Black 2014 unplaced genomic scaffold, UniMelb_Shisp_WGS_1.0 HiC_scaffold_114, whole genome shotgun sequence window:
- the LOC125197979 gene encoding uncharacterized protein LOC125197979, with protein sequence MPLLRHVEFHSISLPDPPVDGFVLESLQTLCTVPIWDCRKKVLKSIPNIKKLKIHQGELESWSVIYLKNLACLHKLESLEITSGGFFQNSIPLEFWSNFTLPHSLKKLTLYGTQIRWEEMPATIGWLPHLQVLKLKRDSFVGSEWETVERQFCKLKYLHIVGCYLVYWTTESTHFPCLEHLQLEHLILKEIPLAIGEIPTLQSIKLVDCSTSAVASATKIREDQQENYGNDDL encoded by the coding sequence ATGCCTCTACTTAGGCATGTGGAATTCCACAGCATCTCTCTCCCTGATCCTCCCGTTGATGGTTTTGTTTTGGAGAGCCTACAGACTCTCTGTACAGTCCCTATTTGGGACTGCCGCAAAAAGGTGTTAAAAAGCATCCCCAATATAAAGAAACTCAAGATTCATCAGGGGGAACTGGAGAGTTGGTCTGTAATTTATCTCAAAAATCTTGCCTGTTTGCATAAACTCGAATCTCTTGAAATCACTTCTGGTGGCTTTTTTCAAAACTCAATTCCGTTGGAGTTTTGGAGCAACTTCACCCTCCCACATTCCCTCAAGAAGTTGACTTTGTATGGCACTCAAATACGCTGGGAAGAGATGCCTGCAACGATAGGCTGGCTACCCCATCTCCAAGTTCTCAAACTGAAACGAGATTCTTTCGTTGGATCTGAGTGGGAAACAGTCGAAAGGCAGTTCTGCAAACTCAAATACTTGCATATTGTCGGTTGTTACTTGGTGTACTGGACAACAGAAAGCACCCACTTTCCATGCCTTGAGCACCTTCAACTTGAACATTTGATATTGAAGGAGATCCCTTTAGCTATTGGAGAAATACCAACGCTTCAGTCAATCAAGTTGGTTGATTGCAGCACTTCTGCTGTCGCCTCTGCTACAAAAATACGAGAAGATCAACAAGAGAACTATGGGAATGATGACCTTTAA